A single Brachybacterium sillae DNA region contains:
- a CDS encoding glutathione peroxidase: MSETAVREVVSATDHALASRCTLTLDRPAAPGRPRRRTGAGTRRTSLSSQGTVIGEEALSLHDFTARTIEGDRRPLSDYRGQVVLVVNTATRCGLATQLEELEDLQRTFGPRGFTVLGFPCDQFLGQELPLDEQVEELCRSLFEVTFPLFARVRVNGPDADPMWQWLQAQKAGVIGGRISWNFTKFLIGPEGQVVRRYAPPLPPRRIARRIDMMLTDLEAGRPTD, encoded by the coding sequence ATGTCCGAAACCGCTGTGCGCGAGGTCGTGTCCGCCACGGACCACGCCCTCGCCTCCCGTTGCACTCTGACCCTGGATCGACCCGCCGCCCCTGGGCGACCCCGCCGACGCACCGGCGCGGGGACGCGCCGCACCTCCCTGTCCTCGCAGGGCACGGTGATCGGCGAGGAGGCGCTCTCCCTGCACGATTTCACCGCCCGCACCATCGAGGGCGACCGGCGGCCGCTGTCCGATTACCGCGGCCAGGTGGTGCTGGTGGTGAACACCGCCACCCGCTGCGGGCTCGCGACCCAGCTGGAGGAGCTCGAGGACCTGCAGCGCACCTTCGGCCCCCGCGGTTTCACCGTGCTCGGTTTTCCGTGCGATCAGTTCCTCGGCCAGGAACTGCCGTTGGACGAGCAGGTCGAGGAGCTGTGCCGCTCCCTGTTCGAGGTGACCTTCCCTCTGTTCGCCCGCGTCCGCGTCAACGGGCCCGACGCCGATCCGATGTGGCAGTGGTTACAAGCGCAGAAGGCGGGGGTGATCGGAGGGCGGATCTCCTGGAACTTCACGAAGTTCCTCATCGGCCCCGAGGGGCAGGTGGTGCGCCGGTATGCGCCCCCGCTTCCCCCGCGCCGCATCGCCCGCCGCATCGACATGATGCTCACCGACCTGGAGGCCGGGCGTCCGACCGACTGA